A genomic segment from Phragmites australis chromosome 6, lpPhrAust1.1, whole genome shotgun sequence encodes:
- the LOC133922767 gene encoding 3-isopropylmalate dehydratase large subunit, chloroplastic-like, which yields MASSISAATKASAASAHKKELAATPPTAVQHRAGSSRRSKPCRIRSVASPARAPRAPASTGSVKSAMTMTEKILARASERATLEPGENVWVDVDVLMTHDVCGPGTIGIFKKEFGEDAKVWDRDKVVIIPDHYIFTSDERANRNVDILRDFCLEQKIKYFYDIKDLSDFRANPDYKGVCHIALAQEGHCRPGEVLLGTDSHTCNAGAFGQFATGIGNTDAGFVMGTGKALLKVPPTIRFVLDGEMPPYLLAKDLILQIIGKISVSGATYKSMEFVGSTVESLNMEERMTLCNMVIEAGGKNGVVPADETTFKYLEGKTSVEYEPVYSDAQARFVNDYRFDVSKLEPVVAKPHSPDNRALARECKHVKIDRVYIGSCTGGKTEDFLAAAKVFLASGKKVKVPTFLVPATQKVWMDIYSLHVPESGGRTCSQIFEEAGCDTPASPNCGACLGGPPDTYARMNEPTVCVSTTNRNFPGRMGHKEGQIYLASPYTAAASALTGYVTDPRDFLM from the exons ATGGCCTCCTCCATCTCCGCCGCCACCaaggcctccgccgcctccgcccaCAAG AAGGAGCTCGCTGCGACGCCGCCGACGGCGGTGCAGCACCGCGCGGGTTCGAGTCGCCGGAGCAAGCCTTGCCGCATCCGCTCCGTCGCCTCCCCAGCCCGCGCGCCCCGCGCCCCGGCGTCCACCGGCTCG GTGAAGAGCGCGATGACGATGACGGAGAAGATCCTGGCGCGGGCGTCGGAGCGCGCGACCCTGGAGCCCGGGGAGAACGTGTGGGTGGACGTCGACGTGCTCATGACTCACGACGTCTGCGGCCCGGGCACCATTGGCATCTTCAAGAAGGAGTTCGGGGAGGACGCCAAGGTCTGGGACCGCGAcaaggtcgtcatcatcccGGACCACTACATCTTCACCAGTGACGAGCGGGCGAATCGGAATGTCGATATTCTCAGGGACTTCTGTCTGGAGCAGAAGATCAAGTACTTCTACGACATCAAAGACCTGAGCGACTTCAGA GCAAATCCAGACTACAAAGGTGTTTGCCACATTGCTCTTGCCCAAGAAGGTCATTGCCGACCAGGCGAG GTTCTTCTCGGTACAGATTCTCACACATGCAATGCTGGAGCATTCGGTCAGTTTGCAACTGGAATTGGGAACACTGATGCGGGTTTTGTGATGGGCACTGGAAAGGCTCTTCTTAAG GTGCCACCAACTATCAGGTTTGTATTAGACGGAGAAATGCCACCTTATTTACTTGCGAAGGATCTGATTTTGCAA ATTATTGGCAAGATATCTGTCTCTGGTGCAACATACAAATCGATGGAGTTTGTTGGCTCAACCGTAGAAAGTTTAAAC ATGGAAGAGCGAATGACATTATGCAACATGGTCATTGAAGCTGGTGGAAAGAATGGTGTTGTGCCTGCTGATGAAACTACATTCAAGTACCTCGAG GGAAAGACATCAGTTGAATATGAACCTGTCTACAGTGATGCTCAGGCCAG ATTTGTGAATGACTACCGGTTTGATGTATCCAAATTGGAGCCAGTAGTTGCCAAG CCGCATTCACCTGACAACCGTGCTCTAGCAAGAGAATGCAAACATGTCAAGATTGACCGAGTCTATATTGGTTCTTGCACTGGTGGTAAGACTGAGGACTTTCTTGCTGCTGCAAAAGTGTTCTTAGCTTCG GGGAAGAAGGTTAAAGTTCCCACTTTTCTTGTCCCTGCGACTCAAAAG GTGTGGATGGACATATATAGCCTCCATGTACCGGAATCTGGTGGGAGAACTTGCTCCCAGATATTTGAGGAGGCTGGTTGTGATACACCAGCTAGCCCTAACTGTGGTGCTTGTTTGGGTGGCCCTCCGGATACATATGCACGCATGAATGAACCTACG GTCTGCGTATCTACCACGAACAGGAACTTCCCTGGCAGAATGGGGCACAAGGAAGGGCAGATCTACCTGGCGTCTCCCTACACTGCTGCTGCCTCCGCCCTGACGGGATACGTCACAGACCCCAGGGACTTCCTGATGTAA